In one window of Prevotella fusca JCM 17724 DNA:
- a CDS encoding NAD kinase, with product MAEKRLSFAVFGNASKAFDTLQILDMLDYLAGHEADVYIEQNFYRVLANELKRDFPIAGVFEGVNFDVDYVISLGGDGTFLKAASKVGPKQTPIIGVNMGRLGFLANVVPEDIERVLDDVFAGKCEIEERAVIQLEADGEPLENCPFALNDIAILKRDNAAMISIKASVNGEYLVTYLADGLVISTPTGSTAYSLSIGGPIIVPQSGILSITPVAPHSLNIRPIVISDEAEIKLEVQSRSHNFLAAVDGRSEKLREGVTLTVKKAPHKVRIVKLHGQRFFSTLREKLMWGADTRKL from the coding sequence ATGGCAGAAAAGAGACTGAGTTTTGCTGTTTTCGGGAATGCCTCCAAGGCTTTCGACACACTTCAGATACTTGACATGCTGGACTATCTGGCAGGTCATGAGGCTGATGTGTATATCGAGCAGAACTTCTATCGTGTCCTGGCGAATGAACTGAAGAGGGATTTTCCCATAGCAGGAGTGTTTGAAGGGGTGAACTTCGATGTCGATTATGTCATCTCGTTAGGCGGTGATGGTACGTTTCTGAAGGCTGCAAGCAAGGTCGGTCCGAAGCAGACACCTATCATCGGCGTGAACATGGGACGACTGGGTTTCCTCGCAAATGTGGTGCCCGAGGATATTGAAAGGGTGCTCGATGATGTCTTTGCGGGGAAATGTGAGATTGAAGAGCGTGCCGTCATCCAGCTGGAAGCTGATGGTGAGCCGCTCGAAAACTGTCCTTTCGCATTGAACGACATCGCCATCCTGAAACGTGACAATGCTGCGATGATATCCATAAAGGCAAGTGTTAACGGTGAATACCTGGTTACTTATCTGGCAGACGGACTTGTCATTAGTACGCCGACAGGCTCAACAGCTTACTCATTATCTATCGGCGGACCGATTATCGTGCCCCAGTCAGGTATCTTGAGCATAACTCCCGTAGCCCCACATAGCCTGAATATCCGTCCGATTGTCATCAGTGACGAGGCTGAAATCAAGCTCGAGGTGCAGAGCCGGAGCCATAATTTCCTTGCAGCAGTGGACGGGAGGTCGGAGAAACTGCGTGAAGGGGTGACATTGACAGTGAAGAAAGCACCGCATAAGGTGCGCATTGTGAAGCTGCATGGGCAGCGATTCTTCTCGACACTACGCGAGAAACTGATGTGGGGAGCCGATACGCGTAAACTTTAA
- a CDS encoding DJ-1 family glyoxalase III — protein sequence MAKVYEFLANGFEEVEALAPVDILRRGDVEVKTVSITGSHLVESSHGVIVKADLLFEEITDFSDADLLMLPGGMPGSKNLDRHEGVRKALKEQFEKGKRVAAICAAPLVLASVGLLKGRKATIYPGMESHLGEGAEYTGALVQEDGNVTTGAGPAASFPYGYKLLSYFAPAEKVEEIQKGMIYDQLLNS from the coding sequence ATGGCTAAAGTATATGAGTTTCTTGCCAACGGCTTCGAAGAAGTAGAGGCTTTGGCACCTGTTGACATCCTGCGCCGTGGGGATGTGGAGGTAAAAACAGTCAGCATAACGGGCAGTCATCTCGTTGAGTCATCACATGGAGTAATCGTCAAAGCCGACCTCCTTTTCGAGGAGATAACCGACTTCTCTGACGCAGACCTGCTGATGTTGCCTGGCGGAATGCCCGGGTCAAAGAACCTGGACAGGCACGAAGGTGTGCGCAAAGCACTCAAGGAACAGTTTGAAAAGGGCAAACGTGTTGCTGCCATCTGTGCTGCACCATTGGTATTGGCATCCGTCGGACTGCTGAAAGGCAGGAAGGCAACCATCTATCCCGGCATGGAAAGCCACTTAGGTGAGGGCGCTGAATACACGGGGGCACTTGTTCAGGAGGACGGAAACGTTACAACAGGAGCAGGTCCTGCTGCTTCTTTCCCTTACGGATACAAGCTCCTGAGCTATTTCGCACCTGCCGAGAAGGTCGAAGAGATACAAAAGGGAATGATTTACGACCAACTTCTTAATTCATAA
- a CDS encoding 2-C-methyl-D-erythritol 4-phosphate cytidylyltransferase, with protein sequence MGADIPKQFLPVGGKPVLMHTISRFHAYDKDLKVILVLPKEQQDYWQELCEQYHFNEEYQLADGGASRFQSCKNGLSMIPADTVGLVGIHDGVRPFVSCETIARCFDTAQEAKAVIPVLPVTDTLRFTGDSPSGRNVQRSDYKAVQTPQVFDIQLIKKAYEQEEKADFTDDASVVEHLGQTVTMVEGNRENIKITTPFDLKVAEVLVIHNS encoded by the coding sequence ATGGGAGCAGACATCCCCAAGCAGTTCCTTCCCGTTGGCGGAAAACCTGTCCTGATGCACACAATCAGCCGCTTCCACGCCTACGACAAGGATTTGAAGGTTATCCTTGTGCTGCCGAAGGAACAGCAGGATTACTGGCAGGAGCTGTGCGAACAGTATCATTTCAATGAGGAATACCAGTTGGCGGATGGTGGCGCAAGCCGCTTCCAGTCATGCAAGAACGGCTTGTCGATGATTCCGGCTGATACTGTCGGGCTTGTCGGCATTCATGATGGCGTGCGTCCTTTCGTCTCCTGCGAGACCATTGCACGCTGTTTTGATACTGCACAGGAGGCGAAAGCGGTAATTCCAGTACTGCCTGTTACTGACACACTGCGCTTTACCGGTGACTCCCCAAGTGGACGAAACGTGCAACGCAGCGATTATAAAGCCGTACAGACGCCGCAAGTCTTTGACATCCAACTTATCAAAAAGGCATACGAACAAGAAGAAAAAGCCGATTTCACTGATGATGCCAGCGTCGTTGAGCATCTCGGGCAGACTGTTACAATGGTGGAAGGGAACAGGGAAAACATTAAAATCACCACCCCGTTCGACTTGAAAGTGGCAGAAGTTCTGGTAATTCATAATTCATAA
- the recG gene encoding ATP-dependent DNA helicase RecG, whose amino-acid sequence MDILSQDIMYLPGVGPRRREILSKELGIQTYRDLLEYFPYKYVDRTKVYLISELSQDMPFVQIKGRILSFEEAEMGKRKKRIIAHFTDGHGICDIVWFNGTKYIYQNYQINKEYIIFGKPTIFNGRFQFTHPDIDDASQLQLNDMGMQPFYVTTEKMKKAGITSRAVEKLTKTLIGKLTEPLEETLPPFITTHLHLISRDAAMRKIHYPKSVDDTQRARVRLKFEELFYVQLNILRYASDHRRKYRGYIFNRIGAQFNWFYAHNLPFELTGAQKRVMHEIRADMAGGRQMNRLLQGDVGSGKTLVALMSMLIAIDNGYQACMMAPTEILAEQHLQTIKEFLKGMNLRIELLTGIVKGKKRKEVLDGLLDGSINIVVGTHAIIEDKVQFQHLGMAVVDEQHRFGVAQRAKLWSKSENPPHVLVMTATPIPRTLAMTIYGDLDVSVIDELPPGRKPIQTIHKYDDQMTSLYQGIRQQIKLGRQVYIVYPLIKESERMDLKNLEDGFEAMCDIFPDFQLSKIHGKMKDKDKEAEMQKFVSRQTQILVATTVIEVGVNVPNASVMIILDAQRFGLSQLHQLRGRVGRGAEQSYCILVTNHKLTKETSKRIDIMCETNDGFEIAEADLKLRGPGDLEGTQQSGVAFDLKIADIARDGQIVQMAREEAQKIIDDDPTCQKMEYNLLWNRLKALRKTNINWAAIS is encoded by the coding sequence ATGGATATACTATCGCAAGACATAATGTATTTACCAGGTGTAGGACCACGCCGCAGGGAGATTCTGAGCAAGGAGCTTGGTATCCAGACCTATCGTGACCTGCTGGAATACTTCCCTTACAAGTATGTCGACCGAACAAAGGTGTATCTCATTTCAGAGCTTTCACAGGATATGCCGTTCGTGCAAATCAAAGGAAGAATCCTCAGCTTTGAGGAAGCTGAGATGGGAAAACGTAAGAAACGTATCATCGCACACTTCACGGACGGACATGGCATCTGTGATATAGTGTGGTTCAATGGCACGAAGTATATCTATCAGAATTACCAGATCAACAAGGAATATATCATCTTCGGAAAGCCTACCATATTCAACGGCAGGTTCCAGTTCACCCACCCCGACATTGACGATGCTTCCCAGTTGCAGCTCAACGACATGGGGATGCAGCCTTTCTATGTCACCACCGAGAAGATGAAGAAGGCGGGAATCACTTCACGTGCGGTGGAGAAACTGACGAAGACACTCATCGGCAAGCTCACAGAACCACTGGAAGAGACTCTCCCTCCCTTCATAACAACCCACCTGCATCTCATCTCACGCGATGCTGCCATGCGCAAGATTCATTACCCAAAGTCGGTTGATGACACCCAGCGTGCCCGTGTACGGCTGAAGTTTGAGGAACTTTTCTATGTCCAACTCAACATCCTCCGTTATGCCAGCGACCATCGCCGCAAGTACCGTGGTTATATATTTAATCGCATCGGGGCACAGTTCAACTGGTTCTATGCCCACAACCTGCCCTTTGAACTCACCGGGGCACAGAAGAGGGTGATGCACGAAATACGTGCCGACATGGCTGGCGGGCGACAGATGAACCGTCTGCTGCAGGGCGACGTGGGCTCGGGTAAGACGCTCGTCGCCCTTATGTCGATGCTCATTGCCATCGACAACGGTTATCAGGCGTGTATGATGGCACCGACGGAAATCCTTGCCGAGCAGCATCTGCAGACCATCAAGGAGTTCCTCAAGGGAATGAACCTGCGCATAGAACTGCTGACGGGCATCGTGAAAGGCAAGAAACGCAAGGAAGTATTGGATGGACTGTTGGACGGTTCCATCAATATCGTCGTCGGAACACACGCCATCATTGAGGATAAGGTGCAGTTCCAGCACCTCGGTATGGCTGTCGTTGACGAACAGCACCGCTTCGGCGTGGCACAACGTGCCAAGCTGTGGAGCAAGAGCGAGAACCCTCCGCACGTACTGGTCATGACGGCTACACCTATACCACGCACCCTTGCAATGACCATCTACGGCGACCTTGATGTCTCCGTCATTGACGAGCTGCCGCCGGGACGTAAGCCCATACAGACCATCCACAAGTATGACGACCAGATGACAAGCCTATATCAAGGCATCCGACAGCAGATAAAGCTCGGACGCCAGGTGTATATCGTCTATCCGCTCATCAAGGAAAGCGAACGTATGGACCTCAAGAACCTTGAAGACGGCTTTGAGGCTATGTGCGACATATTCCCTGATTTCCAGCTCAGTAAGATACACGGGAAGATGAAGGACAAGGATAAAGAGGCCGAGATGCAGAAGTTTGTCAGCAGACAGACACAGATACTCGTTGCCACAACGGTGATAGAAGTGGGCGTGAATGTCCCCAACGCCAGCGTTATGATTATCCTCGATGCCCAGCGTTTCGGGCTGTCCCAGCTCCATCAGCTGCGTGGTCGTGTCGGTCGTGGTGCCGAACAGAGCTACTGCATCCTTGTCACCAACCACAAACTGACCAAGGAAACCAGTAAACGAATTGACATCATGTGCGAGACAAACGATGGTTTTGAGATTGCTGAAGCCGACCTCAAGCTGCGTGGTCCCGGTGATTTGGAGGGTACACAGCAAAGCGGTGTTGCCTTCGACCTCAAGATAGCCGACATTGCCCGTGACGGACAGATTGTACAGATGGCACGGGAAGAGGCGCAGAAGATTATTGACGATGACCCAACTTGCCAGAAAATGGAGTATAACTTGCTTTGGAACAGACTGAAAGCGTTAAGAAAGACTAATATAAACTGGGCTGCCATTTCATAG
- a CDS encoding M23 family metallopeptidase: protein MTFKKVIRTFALTSLLTLTAHSANAQDLLARQAPIDRRAKALDTMVISRLREAEEIEEPAAELYNDWNNNYAHRGGNLPDVYKIDLRGFHMPTPSRVITSNFGRRWGRRHQGLDIKVYIGDTIRAAFSGKVRVVKYDANGYGKYIVIRHNNGLETIYGHLSKQIVTPNQTVRAGQPIGLGGNTGRSTGSHLHFETRLAGVALNPALFFDFAHQDVTGDFYVFRRSTIAQESERATAARGTSSSLSYSRENIQGKGNQSYTPRQEKNYNTDFSNHTPRTEPTANNGKIIYHKVVDGETLETIARQHGISVEQLCRQNRIGKLTRVSDGQLLSISK, encoded by the coding sequence ATGACTTTTAAGAAAGTAATTAGAACTTTTGCACTAACATCTCTTTTAACCCTGACAGCCCATTCAGCAAATGCACAGGACCTGCTTGCACGCCAGGCACCTATCGACCGTCGGGCTAAGGCTCTCGACACAATGGTAATCAGCCGTCTGCGTGAGGCTGAAGAGATTGAAGAACCAGCAGCAGAACTCTATAACGACTGGAACAACAACTACGCACACCGAGGCGGTAACCTCCCCGATGTATACAAAATTGACCTCCGCGGCTTCCACATGCCGACTCCAAGCCGTGTCATCACAAGTAACTTCGGACGTCGCTGGGGTCGTCGCCATCAGGGTCTTGACATCAAGGTCTACATCGGCGATACCATCCGTGCAGCCTTCTCAGGTAAGGTTCGTGTAGTGAAATATGATGCAAACGGATATGGTAAGTATATCGTTATCCGACATAATAACGGACTTGAGACCATCTACGGTCACCTTTCAAAGCAGATTGTTACTCCAAACCAGACTGTCCGTGCTGGTCAGCCTATCGGTCTGGGCGGTAACACCGGTCGTTCTACAGGTTCTCACCTCCACTTCGAGACACGTCTGGCAGGTGTGGCTTTGAACCCGGCACTCTTCTTCGACTTCGCTCATCAGGACGTTACTGGTGACTTCTATGTGTTCCGTCGCAGCACCATAGCACAGGAGTCAGAACGTGCAACGGCAGCCCGTGGAACTTCATCAAGCCTCAGCTACTCACGTGAAAACATCCAGGGTAAAGGTAACCAGAGCTATACTCCACGTCAGGAGAAGAACTACAACACTGATTTCTCCAACCACACACCACGTACAGAGCCTACCGCTAACAACGGAAAGATTATCTATCACAAGGTGGTCGACGGTGAGACATTAGAAACGATAGCCAGACAACATGGCATCAGTGTTGAGCAGCTTTGCCGTCAGAACCGCATAGGCAAATTGACCCGTGTATCTGATGGTCAGTTACTCTCAATCAGTAAGTAA
- a CDS encoding anaerobic sulfatase-maturation protein, with translation MNTIVPFSHPMYIMLKPAGSLCNLRCKYCYYLEKSKLYDDNKNHVITDALLEKFIKEYIEAQTTPQVLFTWHGGETLMRPVSFYRRALELQRYYARGRQIDNSIQTNGILLNDEWCRFFKENNFLVGVSIDGPQEFHDEYRRTATGKPSFRQVMKGVDLLNKHGVEWNALAVVNDFNADYPLDFYHFFKEIGCRYIQFTPIVERIVNRTDGLTLAPGMQEGGEVTDFSVTAEQWGNFLCAIFDEWVHNDVGDYYIQLFDATLANWVGVAPGICTMAKECGHAGVMEYNGDVYSCDHFVYPEHKLGNLSRQTIYEMMNSDRQKEFSKMKYRLLPQQCKECKFQFACHGECPKNRFVRDCYGNPGLNYLCKGYHQFFEHIAPYMDFMKNELENQRPPANVMSQIFG, from the coding sequence ATGAATACCATTGTTCCCTTTAGTCATCCGATGTATATCATGCTGAAACCTGCCGGTTCACTTTGTAACCTGCGGTGTAAGTACTGTTATTATCTGGAGAAGAGTAAGCTGTATGACGATAACAAGAATCATGTGATAACTGATGCGCTGCTTGAGAAGTTCATCAAGGAGTATATCGAGGCGCAGACAACGCCGCAGGTGCTCTTTACATGGCATGGCGGTGAGACCCTGATGCGCCCCGTATCCTTCTATCGTCGTGCACTGGAACTGCAACGGTATTATGCCCGTGGGCGTCAGATTGACAACAGCATTCAGACGAATGGCATCCTCCTGAATGATGAATGGTGCCGCTTCTTCAAGGAGAACAATTTTCTTGTGGGCGTCTCTATTGACGGACCGCAGGAGTTTCATGATGAGTATCGACGGACGGCTACCGGCAAACCGTCCTTCCGTCAGGTGATGAAAGGTGTCGACCTGCTGAACAAGCACGGTGTGGAATGGAATGCCCTTGCCGTGGTCAACGACTTTAATGCAGATTATCCATTGGACTTCTATCACTTCTTCAAGGAGATAGGCTGTCGTTATATCCAGTTTACTCCTATTGTTGAACGGATTGTAAACCGTACCGATGGGCTTACACTGGCACCCGGAATGCAGGAAGGTGGTGAGGTGACTGACTTCTCTGTTACTGCCGAGCAATGGGGAAACTTCCTTTGTGCCATCTTCGATGAGTGGGTACATAATGATGTAGGCGACTATTATATACAGCTCTTTGATGCCACTTTGGCAAACTGGGTCGGCGTGGCACCGGGCATCTGTACGATGGCAAAGGAGTGCGGTCATGCTGGAGTAATGGAATACAACGGCGATGTTTATTCCTGTGACCATTTCGTTTACCCTGAACATAAACTTGGAAACCTGTCCCGACAGACTATCTATGAGATGATGAACAGCGACCGGCAGAAAGAGTTTTCAAAGATGAAATACAGACTTCTTCCGCAGCAATGCAAGGAGTGTAAGTTCCAGTTTGCCTGTCATGGAGAGTGTCCCAAGAACCGTTTTGTCCGTGATTGTTACGGCAATCCGGGGCTTAACTATCTCTGTAAGGGCTATCATCAGTTCTTCGAGCATATAGCACCTTATATGGACTTTATGAAGAATGAGCTGGAGAACCAGCGCCCGCCAGCTAATGTAATGAGTCAGATTTTCGGTTAG